The Metamycoplasma cloacale genome includes a region encoding these proteins:
- the tsaD gene encoding tRNA (adenosine(37)-N6)-threonylcarbamoyltransferase complex transferase subunit TsaD, with protein sequence MTIFAIESSHDDTSFALLKDNQPIWMKTITQTEIHKQYGGTVPEIASRLHVKNIGILVEELKKEINVEEINLIAYTKEPGLIGSLHVGYIVANAMAMILNKPIMPLNHLEGHFYSAYIGKEVEYPALGLLVSGGHSQLMLYHNKDSYELLGETQDDAVGEVYDKVARKLNIDFPGGPVIDKIWQKYKDIYQESYTLPKTENELNFSFSGIKTHIINLINNDINRRIDVNVEKYATEFQNTIVKYLKHHMELVIERFKPKSICLIGGVSANSAIRDMFLKLFNNVYLPDMKYTTDNAMMIARLAYEKIKK encoded by the coding sequence ATGACAATTTTCGCGATTGAATCATCTCATGATGATACCTCTTTTGCTTTATTAAAAGATAATCAACCAATTTGAATGAAGACGATTACCCAAACTGAAATTCATAAACAATATGGTGGAACAGTTCCCGAAATTGCTTCAAGATTACATGTAAAAAATATAGGTATTTTAGTTGAAGAATTAAAAAAAGAAATTAATGTTGAAGAAATTAATTTAATTGCTTATACCAAAGAACCCGGCTTAATTGGTTCTTTACATGTTGGTTATATTGTTGCAAATGCAATGGCAATGATTTTAAATAAACCTATAATGCCATTAAACCATCTAGAAGGTCATTTCTATTCAGCATATATCGGTAAAGAAGTTGAATATCCAGCGCTTGGTTTGCTTGTATCGGGTGGCCATTCACAATTGATGTTGTATCACAATAAAGATTCATATGAATTACTGGGTGAAACTCAAGATGACGCAGTTGGTGAAGTCTATGATAAAGTTGCAAGAAAATTAAATATTGATTTTCCAGGTGGGCCTGTTATTGATAAGATATGACAGAAATATAAAGATATATATCAAGAATCATATACCTTACCTAAAACAGAAAATGAATTGAATTTCTCTTTTAGTGGTATTAAAACACACATTATTAATTTAATTAATAATGATATTAATCGTAGAATTGATGTCAATGTAGAAAAATATGCAACTGAATTTCAAAATACAATTGTTAAATATTTAAAACATCACATGGAATTAGTAATTGAACGATTTAAACCAAAATCTATTTGTTTAATCGGTGGTGTTTCTGCAAATTCAGCAATTCGAGATATGTTTTTAAAATTGTTTAATAATGTATATCTACCGGATATGAAATATACAACAGACAATGCAATGATGATCGCTCGTCTTGCATATGAAAAAATTAAAAAATAG
- the rlmB gene encoding 23S rRNA (guanosine(2251)-2'-O)-methyltransferase RlmB, with the protein MKQYIFGKNSVLDAIKNNFPIKTLYIQNNLQDKKINFPKIKYLSYFELNNLVKGNHQGYIAEIEDYQYHDIGVILKDKPENVLILDHIQDPQNFGAIIRSANVFGINHIIIPKNRACEVTPTVLKTSSGGFNNVKIIKIASLFEAIDYLKKNGFWIYATALNNQAKKLHQISFAKPTCLIVGNEESGVSNTLIKHADEVIYIEQFGLVQSLNVSVASGIAMYELTKKK; encoded by the coding sequence ATGAAACAATATATTTTTGGTAAAAATTCAGTTCTAGATGCTATTAAAAACAATTTTCCTATTAAAACTTTATATATACAAAACAATCTTCAAGATAAAAAAATCAATTTCCCTAAAATTAAATATCTATCATATTTTGAATTAAATAATTTAGTTAAAGGTAATCATCAAGGGTACATTGCTGAAATTGAAGACTACCAATATCATGATATTGGTGTTATATTGAAAGATAAACCCGAAAACGTTTTAATTCTTGATCATATTCAAGATCCGCAAAACTTCGGAGCAATCATTCGTTCAGCTAATGTCTTTGGAATTAACCATATTATTATTCCTAAAAATCGTGCTTGTGAAGTTACACCTACTGTACTAAAAACGTCATCAGGTGGATTCAATAATGTCAAAATTATTAAAATCGCAAGTTTATTTGAAGCAATTGATTATTTAAAGAAAAATGGTTTTTGAATTTATGCAACAGCACTAAACAATCAAGCTAAAAAACTACATCAAATTTCATTTGCTAAACCAACCTGTTTAATTGTTGGTAATGAAGAATCTGGCGTTTCAAATACCTTAATTAAACATGCCGATGAAGTAATATACATTGAACAATTTGGTTTAGTTCAATCATTGAATGTATCTGTTGCTTCTGGAATAGCAATGTATGAATTAACAAAGAAAAAATAG
- a CDS encoding chromate transporter produces the protein MISALLLSIPLLIFISLAIFGGGQVFMPVFQWMWKLLDSLFQCGINQELIDNIFSVSNATPGVISTKFGLITGFIVAKGEWWGYIAMFLTFLVFVIPPIIVMHFSMKKVNKIQNNVVLKRLFMIMNPVVAGIIAALVFQLILSTMFPYIMFNESAKQYMGIIEKENSSKVAFFSGWRAIALYVWVPLGITFSSIASWKKVPIWAIIIINLQLTFLVFQPWIK, from the coding sequence ATGATTAGTGCATTGCTTTTATCAATCCCGTTATTGATTTTTATTTCATTGGCTATATTCGGTGGAGGACAAGTGTTTATGCCTGTTTTCCAATGAATGTGAAAATTGCTAGATAGTTTATTTCAATGTGGTATAAACCAAGAATTAATTGACAATATATTTTCCGTTTCAAATGCTACACCTGGTGTTATTTCAACTAAATTTGGATTAATCACTGGTTTTATTGTTGCAAAAGGTGAGTGGTGAGGTTATATAGCGATGTTTTTAACATTTCTTGTCTTTGTAATTCCACCAATTATTGTTATGCATTTTAGTATGAAAAAAGTTAATAAAATTCAAAACAATGTTGTTTTAAAGAGATTGTTTATGATTATGAATCCGGTTGTTGCCGGAATAATTGCAGCATTAGTTTTTCAGTTAATATTATCAACAATGTTTCCTTATATTATGTTTAATGAATCAGCTAAACAATATATGGGAATTATTGAAAAAGAAAATAGTTCAAAGGTTGCTTTCTTTAGTGGTTGAAGAGCAATTGCATTATATGTTTGAGTTCCATTAGGAATCACATTTAGTTCAATAGCAAGTTGAAAGAAAGTACCAATTTGAGCAATTATAATTATTAATTTACAATTAACATTTTTAGTTTTCCAACCATGAATAAAATAG
- the argS gene encoding arginine--tRNA ligase, with the protein MNTTKDIIIASLEEALKKLNINKAVILTESKNYGDYSTNLPLTLQKDLGKKAMEIANDLVKNIDLKKYTAISEIQVAEPGFINFWVSDSVLVDTVNSIIAQGEHYGEVLQKDKGAVNIEFVSANPTGFLHIGHARNAAIGATLCNVMEKAGHRVVREYLVNDYGNQMHNLAISIFARYQQIFNPSYEMPEDAYRGGDVIHFAKAFYEKYNDQYKNVEFTKEIEVLFKEFGREIALENIKKDLKSFGVWMDLYSSEKEAYEKNEVWPYIHKLKTTYKKDGAVWLATTTGGKDDKDRVIIKSNGDSTYLCADIAYHAKKFEALGDKEKGKIIDIWGADHSGYVERVKFSFEDLGYRRDQIEMILFQLLRIVKDGVEIKMSKRLGTSFTLRELLELVGKDAVRYFLIDRSYNSKIDFDVKKVTEANETNPMFIIKYAHARCAQMLDKAGYSSVKAKSLDDEYAQKLVNELKEYPELIQTMAKTYKVNLLPQYLLKLAGTFNSFYSNVKVLGTEHEESYIALVKATKIVLANGMNLMDLDIPEKM; encoded by the coding sequence ATGAACACAACCAAAGATATTATTATTGCTTCACTAGAAGAAGCGTTAAAAAAATTAAACATCAATAAAGCAGTTATTTTAACCGAATCTAAAAACTATGGTGATTATTCAACCAATTTACCTTTAACTTTACAAAAAGATTTAGGTAAAAAAGCAATGGAAATTGCAAATGATTTAGTTAAAAATATTGATTTAAAAAAATATACTGCAATTAGTGAAATTCAAGTTGCTGAACCAGGTTTTATCAACTTCTGAGTTTCAGATTCTGTTTTAGTTGATACAGTAAACTCAATCATCGCCCAAGGTGAACACTATGGCGAAGTATTACAAAAGGATAAAGGAGCAGTTAATATTGAGTTCGTCTCAGCTAACCCAACAGGATTTTTACACATTGGACATGCAAGAAATGCTGCAATTGGAGCAACATTATGCAATGTTATGGAAAAAGCTGGACACCGGGTTGTGCGTGAATATTTAGTAAATGATTACGGAAATCAAATGCATAATCTAGCCATTTCAATTTTTGCTAGATATCAACAAATTTTCAATCCATCATATGAAATGCCAGAAGATGCATATCGTGGTGGAGATGTTATTCATTTTGCTAAAGCATTTTATGAAAAATATAATGATCAATACAAAAATGTAGAATTCACTAAAGAAATAGAAGTTTTATTTAAAGAATTCGGACGTGAAATTGCATTAGAAAATATTAAAAAAGATTTAAAAAGCTTCGGTGTATGAATGGATTTATATTCATCAGAAAAAGAAGCATATGAAAAAAATGAAGTATGACCATACATTCATAAATTGAAAACCACATACAAAAAAGACGGAGCTGTTTGATTAGCAACCACAACAGGTGGCAAAGATGACAAAGATAGAGTTATTATTAAATCAAACGGTGATTCAACATATCTATGTGCAGATATTGCTTACCACGCAAAGAAATTTGAAGCATTAGGCGATAAAGAAAAAGGAAAAATCATTGATATTTGAGGAGCTGACCACTCGGGTTATGTAGAACGTGTGAAGTTCTCATTTGAAGATTTAGGATACAGAAGAGATCAAATTGAAATGATTTTATTCCAATTGTTAAGAATTGTTAAAGATGGTGTTGAAATTAAAATGTCTAAACGTTTAGGTACATCATTTACTTTAAGAGAATTACTTGAATTAGTTGGAAAAGATGCGGTTAGATATTTCTTAATTGACAGATCATACAATTCAAAGATTGACTTTGATGTTAAGAAAGTAACTGAAGCAAATGAAACAAACCCAATGTTTATCATTAAATATGCACATGCTCGTTGTGCACAAATGTTAGATAAAGCTGGATATTCTTCAGTAAAGGCAAAATCATTAGATGATGAATATGCACAAAAACTTGTTAATGAATTAAAAGAATATCCTGAATTAATTCAAACAATGGCTAAAACATACAAAGTAAATCTACTACCTCAATATCTTTTAAAACTAGCTGGAACGTTTAATTCATTCTATTCAAATGTTAAGGTTTTAGGAACAGAACATGAAGAAAGTTATATAGCTTTAGTCAAGGCAACAAAAATAGTTTTAGCAAACGGAATGAATTTAATGGATTTAGATATTCCTGAAAAAATGTAA
- the metK gene encoding methionine adenosyltransferase → MKRFLTSESVGAGHPDKMCDQISDAVLDAVLKKDKNARVACDVLANNNVIYIGGQITTTAYVDTIKEAWKVLKPLGYTETDFNIINGIFPQSPDIAMGVDKTDDKELGAGDQGILFGYATNENDYYMPWSIVLSHELVKRAEYLRRKKLFKDAKSDMKSQVTMEYDDETNEYRVAKVLMSIQHSADFNEDKFKKYIKEQIIDYVLIAHNFNLDYELLINPTGRFVIGGPVGDTGLTGRKIIVDTYGGFAHHGGGAFSGKDATKIDRSAAYMARYIAKNMVAAGIAERFEIQLSYAIGLPKPQSIYIDTFGTSKYSEKEIVEIINKLFNLSVEGIINTLDLKNVSYLPTASFGHFGRKDLDLPWEKLNKVEEIKKLMK, encoded by the coding sequence ATGAAAAGATTTTTAACAAGTGAAAGCGTTGGCGCTGGTCATCCCGATAAAATGTGTGACCAAATTTCAGATGCAGTATTAGATGCTGTATTAAAAAAAGATAAAAATGCAAGAGTCGCATGTGATGTACTTGCAAACAATAACGTTATTTACATCGGCGGTCAAATCACTACAACAGCTTATGTAGATACAATCAAAGAAGCATGAAAAGTTTTAAAACCATTAGGTTATACAGAAACAGATTTCAATATCATCAATGGAATATTTCCACAAAGTCCCGATATTGCAATGGGAGTTGATAAAACTGATGATAAAGAATTAGGAGCTGGTGATCAAGGAATATTATTCGGTTATGCAACCAACGAAAATGATTACTACATGCCTTGATCAATTGTTTTATCACATGAATTAGTTAAAAGAGCTGAATATCTAAGACGTAAGAAATTATTTAAAGATGCTAAATCAGATATGAAATCTCAAGTAACTATGGAATACGATGATGAAACAAATGAATATCGTGTTGCTAAAGTTTTGATGTCAATTCAACATAGTGCTGATTTTAATGAAGACAAATTTAAAAAATATATTAAAGAGCAAATTATCGATTACGTTTTAATAGCTCATAATTTTAACCTAGATTATGAATTATTAATTAATCCAACTGGTAGATTTGTCATCGGTGGTCCAGTTGGTGATACCGGTTTAACAGGACGTAAAATTATCGTTGACACCTATGGTGGATTTGCTCACCATGGTGGAGGTGCATTCAGTGGTAAAGATGCCACAAAAATTGACAGATCAGCAGCATATATGGCTAGATATATAGCTAAAAATATGGTTGCAGCTGGAATTGCTGAACGTTTTGAAATTCAATTATCTTATGCAATTGGATTACCTAAACCTCAATCAATTTATATCGATACTTTTGGAACATCTAAATATAGTGAAAAAGAAATTGTAGAAATTATCAATAAATTATTCAATCTAAGTGTTGAAGGAATTATTAATACATTAGATTTAAAAAATGTATCATACCTTCCAACTGCATCATTCGGTCATTTTGGAAGAAAAGATTTAGATCTTCCTTGAGAAAAACTAAATAAAGTTGAAGAAATTAAAAAATTAATGAAATAA
- a CDS encoding class I tRNA ligase family protein, translated as MKKYYLCGPTVYNYPHIGNIRPTVTFDLMIRAQRYLGENVYYLHNITDIDDKIIKRAIEENKTEKEIASFYEQYYWDIFKQFNLELPTKAVRVTDSLNEMYEYIQALIDKGAAYQKGVNVFFDVEKYKNVYGSISGQKLDNLNYDNDKFDKKNPSDFALWKDTNEGVKYNSPFGLGRPGWHTECSCFINKYFNGETLDYHGGGLDLIFPHHENENIQHYALHNAPISKGWLHFGTINYKDQKMSKSIGNLIFPHTFLEKYDPETYKLMILTTNYAKPINITDQLFDTNQKLVNKFKNLWNKYQLEEKQFTVDLDVVKTIMQLVANLEFANAYKEIFTLTKDENNLNTFFYILRNLGFAFLDQYVSKNDIETYKQWKQAVADKNYELSDELRAQLQERKLI; from the coding sequence ATGAAAAAATATTATTTATGTGGCCCAACTGTTTATAACTATCCTCACATTGGCAATATTCGTCCAACTGTGACTTTTGATTTAATGATTAGAGCACAAAGATATTTAGGTGAAAATGTGTATTACTTGCACAACATCACTGATATTGATGACAAAATTATTAAAAGAGCCATTGAGGAAAATAAAACAGAAAAAGAAATTGCTTCATTTTATGAACAATATTATTGAGATATCTTTAAACAATTCAATCTAGAACTGCCAACAAAAGCTGTTAGAGTAACTGATTCTTTAAATGAAATGTATGAATACATTCAAGCATTAATTGACAAAGGAGCCGCTTATCAAAAGGGTGTCAATGTTTTCTTTGACGTAGAAAAATATAAAAACGTATATGGTTCAATTAGTGGTCAAAAATTAGATAACCTAAATTACGACAACGATAAGTTTGATAAAAAAAATCCTTCTGATTTCGCTTTATGAAAAGATACAAATGAAGGTGTTAAATACAATAGTCCATTTGGTTTAGGAAGACCTGGTTGACATACAGAATGTAGCTGTTTTATTAACAAATATTTCAATGGTGAAACATTAGATTACCACGGTGGTGGTTTAGATTTAATTTTCCCTCACCATGAAAATGAAAACATTCAACATTACGCACTACACAATGCTCCAATTTCTAAAGGTTGATTACATTTTGGAACAATTAATTACAAAGACCAAAAAATGTCTAAATCAATTGGTAACCTAATTTTTCCACACACATTTTTAGAAAAATATGACCCAGAAACATACAAATTAATGATTCTAACTACTAACTATGCAAAACCAATTAATATCACTGATCAATTATTTGATACAAACCAAAAATTAGTTAATAAATTTAAGAATTTATGAAACAAATATCAATTAGAAGAAAAACAATTCACTGTTGATTTAGATGTTGTTAAAACAATTATGCAATTAGTTGCTAATCTAGAATTTGCAAATGCTTATAAAGAAATCTTTACTTTAACTAAAGATGAAAACAATCTAAATACATTTTTCTATATTTTAAGAAACTTAGGTTTTGCTTTTTTAGATCAATATGTATCTAAAAACGATATTGAAACATATAAGCAATGAAAACAAGCAGTAGCTGATAAAAATTATGAATTAAGTGATGAACTAAGAGCACAATTACAAGAAAGAAAATTAATCTAA
- a CDS encoding chromate transporter: MKKANNKKRFIFWQVIWFIILTTFVGFGGGNAIMPVIKKQAVDKRQWLTEEEFDHVVIITNMLPGASVIEALSYIAIKLLGFWKGMIATIIAILPHCLLAFGLLLLTKYIPKEYLYVIALGILVTIIGLLINFAIRYLKKSFKPLGFTLWFSLFLITLLFSLFIPTPYNMPVFIMLSIIAIFFIVVSIKKKHKKRMELEQQIYKQENVNENTNSGDKHD; this comes from the coding sequence ATGAAAAAAGCAAACAATAAAAAACGTTTTATATTTTGACAAGTCATTTGATTTATTATCTTGACGACATTTGTTGGTTTTGGTGGTGGCAATGCAATAATGCCAGTTATTAAAAAACAAGCCGTTGATAAAAGGCAATGATTAACAGAAGAGGAATTTGACCATGTTGTAATTATTACTAATATGTTACCTGGTGCTTCTGTTATTGAAGCATTGAGTTATATTGCGATAAAACTATTAGGTTTTTGAAAAGGAATGATTGCGACAATAATAGCAATATTACCACATTGTTTATTAGCTTTTGGATTACTTTTATTAACAAAATATATTCCCAAGGAATATCTATATGTTATTGCTTTAGGAATTTTAGTTACAATTATTGGATTGTTAATTAATTTTGCAATTAGGTATTTAAAAAAGAGTTTTAAACCATTAGGTTTTACTTTGTGATTCAGTTTATTTTTAATTACTTTACTATTTAGTTTATTTATTCCAACTCCATATAATATGCCAGTATTTATTATGCTAAGCATTATTGCGATTTTCTTCATTGTTGTTTCCATTAAGAAAAAACATAAGAAAAGAATGGAATTAGAACAACAGATATATAAACAAGAGAATGTTAATGAAAATACAAATAGTGGTGATAAACATGATTAG
- the tsf gene encoding translation elongation factor Ts — protein MAIDLNKVRELRERTNSGFLDCKNALEENNNDIEASIKWLQEKGIIKAAKKSSRIAAEGVTRSFISGNTAVLFELNSETDFVAKNALFQEFADKVQEKLVASSFSSIEEINALKIGDLTIEEHCADLTAKIGEKIALRRVEKYVASEDEVVAGYTHANNRIAVILKAKGSNAEALRQLAMHVAALNPAHLFETCLSAEELKEIHETIDASPALANKPDKIKESIKSGMLRKEFNERGVLLYQNFVMDESITVAKFLENSHLELLDAKRYELGEGIEKKTVDFAAEVAEQMNQK, from the coding sequence ATGGCTATTGATTTAAATAAAGTTAGAGAATTAAGAGAAAGAACAAACTCAGGATTCCTAGATTGTAAAAACGCTTTAGAAGAAAACAACAACGATATTGAAGCATCAATTAAATGATTACAAGAAAAAGGAATTATTAAAGCTGCTAAAAAATCTTCAAGAATTGCAGCTGAAGGTGTTACAAGATCATTCATTAGTGGAAATACTGCTGTTTTATTTGAGTTAAACTCAGAAACAGACTTCGTTGCTAAAAACGCTTTATTCCAAGAATTTGCTGATAAAGTACAAGAAAAATTAGTTGCATCATCATTTTCATCAATTGAAGAAATTAATGCATTAAAAATTGGTGATTTAACCATTGAAGAACATTGTGCAGATTTAACTGCTAAAATTGGTGAAAAAATTGCTTTAAGAAGAGTTGAAAAATATGTCGCATCAGAAGATGAAGTTGTTGCTGGTTATACACACGCAAACAACAGAATTGCAGTTATTTTAAAAGCTAAAGGTTCAAACGCTGAAGCTTTAAGACAATTAGCAATGCACGTTGCAGCTTTAAACCCTGCTCATTTATTTGAAACATGTTTATCAGCAGAAGAATTAAAAGAAATTCACGAAACAATTGATGCATCACCTGCTTTAGCTAACAAACCAGATAAAATTAAAGAATCAATTAAATCAGGTATGTTAAGAAAAGAATTCAACGAAAGAGGAGTTCTACTATACCAAAACTTTGTTATGGATGAATCAATTACTGTTGCTAAATTCCTAGAAAATTCTCATTTAGAATTACTTGATGCAAAACGTTATGAATTAGGTGAAGGTATTGAAAAGAAAACAGTTGACTTCGCAGCTGAAGTTGCTGAACAAATGAACCAAAAATAA
- a CDS encoding DUF402 domain-containing protein, whose translation MSNYCKVSSFEDLLKCDDNYLEKKEKTPRHLFDIGQITTIQAFKYDGTLYRQYEGVKIIANLDDFVVLLLMKTKVAERTINWVVSEPILFFFAKNKFYNASITLNKKKDNYIYINLASPFYIDNSIIKYIDFDIDVKSYLDKEFNVVDWPDFKNSIVQYNYPLELIYRMYEELDFLFEQHKTKNGVFSKKLVDGLVKMLVESGDI comes from the coding sequence ATGTCAAATTATTGTAAAGTATCATCATTTGAGGATTTACTCAAATGTGATGATAATTATTTAGAAAAAAAAGAAAAAACCCCACGTCATTTATTTGACATTGGACAAATTACTACTATTCAAGCTTTTAAATATGACGGGACATTATATCGTCAATATGAAGGTGTCAAAATCATTGCTAATTTAGATGATTTTGTAGTTTTATTATTAATGAAAACAAAGGTTGCTGAACGCACAATTAACTGAGTTGTTTCAGAACCAATTTTGTTTTTCTTTGCGAAAAACAAATTCTACAATGCATCTATAACATTAAATAAAAAGAAAGACAACTATATTTATATTAATTTAGCTAGCCCATTTTATATTGATAATTCAATTATTAAATATATTGATTTTGATATTGATGTTAAAAGTTATTTAGATAAAGAGTTTAACGTCGTTGATTGACCTGATTTTAAAAACTCGATTGTACAATATAATTATCCCCTTGAATTAATTTATCGTATGTATGAGGAATTAGATTTCTTATTTGAACAACATAAAACTAAAAATGGTGTATTTTCAAAGAAATTAGTTGATGGTTTAGTAAAGATGTTAGTTGAGTCAGGAGATATTTAA
- the rpsB gene encoding 30S ribosomal protein S2, producing the protein MSEKEIKNKEVEAKVSTEQEIISRDKLLEAGTYFGHRVSQWNPKMKKYIWGKRMGIHILDIAATQRSLEYSYKLLNKMAQKQVSFIWVGTKKQAKKAIEEAAHRTNSVYVSERWLGGTLTNSQTIFRSVRELDRLEELQKNGYVGYTKKEGLLFDKKIAKLQKNLGGIRSLADKAVAPQVMISASPMEDEIALREAKKKGIKIIGIQDSNSDPDLVDIIIPANDDSVKSITLITTILADAICAAKGEKQLFAYKPNDEIVLPEEPKKEKPQSPKYNKETSENN; encoded by the coding sequence ATGTCAGAAAAAGAAATTAAAAACAAAGAAGTTGAAGCTAAAGTTTCAACCGAACAAGAAATCATTTCAAGAGACAAATTATTAGAAGCTGGTACATACTTTGGTCACAGAGTTAGCCAATGAAACCCAAAAATGAAAAAATACATTTGAGGTAAAAGAATGGGAATTCACATTCTAGATATCGCTGCAACTCAAAGATCATTAGAATACTCATACAAGCTATTAAATAAAATGGCTCAAAAACAAGTTTCATTCATTTGAGTAGGAACAAAAAAACAAGCTAAAAAAGCAATTGAAGAAGCTGCTCACAGAACAAATTCAGTATATGTTTCAGAACGTTGATTAGGTGGAACATTAACTAACTCACAAACAATTTTCAGATCAGTAAGAGAACTAGACAGATTAGAAGAACTACAAAAAAATGGTTATGTAGGTTACACTAAAAAAGAAGGTCTATTATTTGACAAGAAAATTGCTAAATTACAAAAGAACTTAGGTGGAATTAGATCTCTAGCAGATAAAGCTGTTGCACCACAAGTTATGATCTCTGCTTCTCCAATGGAAGATGAAATCGCTTTAAGAGAAGCTAAGAAAAAAGGTATCAAAATTATTGGTATTCAAGATTCAAACTCAGATCCAGATTTAGTAGATATTATCATTCCAGCAAATGATGATTCAGTTAAATCAATTACATTAATTACAACAATTCTAGCTGACGCAATTTGTGCAGCTAAAGGTGAAAAACAATTATTCGCATACAAACCAAATGATGAAATTGTTTTACCAGAAGAACCTAAAAAAGAAAAACCACAATCACCAAAATATAACAAAGAAACATCAGAAAACAATTAA
- the tsaE gene encoding tRNA (adenosine(37)-N6)-threonylcarbamoyltransferase complex ATPase subunit type 1 TsaE, which yields MPQKFIFKHYQPLTDLVKYILSKTNIEALLLNGELGAGKTTLTAAIAKELGETKTIISPTFNTILVYDKLVHIDAYKLVGDLFAYEDYFEDKLVVIEWANNIKHNFRHYIEINVYFDEQQNHVFEIVKEC from the coding sequence ATGCCCCAAAAATTTATTTTTAAACATTATCAACCATTAACTGATTTGGTGAAATATATTTTATCTAAAACAAACATTGAAGCATTGTTGTTAAATGGTGAACTAGGAGCCGGTAAAACTACTTTAACAGCGGCTATTGCTAAGGAATTAGGTGAAACTAAAACCATTATTTCACCTACATTTAATACAATATTAGTTTATGATAAATTAGTTCATATCGACGCATATAAACTAGTAGGTGATTTATTTGCTTACGAAGATTATTTCGAAGATAAACTAGTCGTAATTGAATGAGCAAACAATATTAAACATAATTTTAGACATTACATAGAAATTAATGTGTATTTCGATGAACAACAAAATCATGTTTTCGAAATTGTTAAGGAGTGTTAA